The following proteins are encoded in a genomic region of Amphiura filiformis chromosome 18, Afil_fr2py, whole genome shotgun sequence:
- the LOC140139775 gene encoding uncharacterized protein: MATAFLVDTPSSSDNTGIPTQTVYVMPVEHGRNSHVTQSDSRIKSRIKCLSISLIVVGALLTIFGLIAIALKTHHSYYLNPVWTGLVLFVTTGVLGTSASKRRNGSKMSIAFLVMSILSSVFAWQLMLFMWMGSATEYQGCLPSNAFILNYNHDICPTAAWSRSLVGIILGLLAFSGLVMLIVSGSLTIYVTCECCSCCREAENSNVTVQYSHHSDIMMLPVHPDQVTTMSDVSDQEAFVLTTDIQPYEKL; the protein is encoded by the exons ATGGCTACGGCTTTTCTTGTTGATACACCGTCGTCATCAGATAATACAGGTATACCAACACAGACTGTCTATGTAATGCCTGTTGAGCACGGAAGAAATTCACACGTTACTCAATCAGATTCCAGGATCAAATCTCGGATCAAATGCCTGTCCATTTCATTGATAGTTGTCGGTGCATTACTGACAATCTTTGGGCTTATTGCAATAGCTTTGAAGACTCATCATTCGTACTATTTAAATCCAGTTTGGACCGGATTAGTG TTGTTCGTTACAACGGGGGTACTTGGTACATCTGCGAGCAAGAGAAGAAACGGCAGCAAAATG AGTATTGCATTCCTGGTGATGTCAATACTTTCGTCAGTATTTGCCTGGCAACTGATGTTGTTTATGTGGATGGGGTCAGCAACAGAGTATCAGGGCTGTTTACCAAGCAATGCCTTCATATTAAACTACAACCACGACATATGCCCTACGGCAGCT TGGTCGAGATCACTAGTCGGGATCATCTTAGGATTGTTAGCATTCTCTGGGCTAGTAATGTTGATTGTATCCGGTTCACTTACCATTTACGTGACATGTGAATGCTGTTCTTGCTGCAGAGAAGCTGAGAATTCCAATGTTACg GTTCAATATTCTCACCATTCTGACATTATGATGTTACCTGTGCACCCTGACCAAG TAACGACGATGTCCGACGTTTCGGATCAAGAGGCATTTGTATTGACCACCGACATACAACCATACGAGAAACTATAG
- the LOC140139693 gene encoding uncharacterized protein, which produces MGSPVSPLAANIFMEHLEDIAIATSPLECKPKLWKRYVDDILEIVCKDEVNNLTDHLNQADDTDSIKFTFEKEADGKIPFLDTLIVRRDDGSVKLMVYRKATHTDQYLNFRSHHPLHQKLGVVRTLLDRKNKIVTEEQDKVEEETHIKGALQNCGYPEWSIEKVKDQMAKPKPKKDRPKKDDSTKSKGLVVIP; this is translated from the coding sequence ATGGGCAGCCCCGTTTCACCTTTGGCCGCCAATATTTTTATGGAACACCTGGAAGACATTGCTATCGCCACTTCTCCTTTGGAATGTAAACCTAAGCTATGGAAGAGATATGTGGATGATATCTTAGAAATTGTTTGCAAGGATGAAGTTAATAATCTCACTGACCACCTGAATCAAGCTGACGACACTGACTCCATTAAATTCACTTTTGAGAAGGAAGCGGATGGTAAGATCCCATTTTTGGACACATTGATTGTTCGCCGCGATGATGGGTCAGTTAAGTTAATGGTATATCGGAAGGCAACACACACCGACCAATACTTGAACTTTAGGTCACATCACCCTCTCCACCAGAAACTTGGCGTCGTGCGTACCCTCCTTGACAGAAAGAACAAAATAGTCACGGAAGAGCAAGACAAAGTAGAGGAGGAAACGCATATCAAAGGGGCTCTCcaaaattgtggttacccagaatGGAGTATTGAAAAAGTGAAAGACCAGATGGCTAAGCCTAAACCTAAGAAAGACAGACCAAAGAAAGACGATTCCACCAAGTCTAAAGGCTTAGTTGTTATACCGTAG
- the LOC140139772 gene encoding uncharacterized protein produces MDGKVGLDNATPVPAQTVYMMPAQQAGTSQIGGRLVPGVKCLSISILVIGVIIAVLGIICIVLKTHMSYVANPVWSGLLFLAITGVIGLFVYQQRDNQKIRIAFLVMCIISSVCAFQLMLNAWDGAGLERWGCIPSSNHWDAPCISPTWTRILFGVIIGFLALAAFVLCIVSCSVTIYGTCRCCYECCGGAATGSPVMVQYSTHSGVVVVPVDGQGMQVMSTPQIVPPASQQTILVSQNAPPSNMASSTVAPVSSTMSPSITNEQQTSEKQGLVEIENTLDDKPADERQNWETFS; encoded by the exons ATGGATGGAAAAGTTGGATTAGACAATGCCACTCCAGTACCTGCTCAAACTGTCTATATGATGCCCGCACAACAGGCAGGTACATCGCAAATCGGCGGGCGATTGGTCCCTGGAGTCAAATGCCTTTCCATTTCAATTCTTGTCATCGGTGTTATAATAGCAGTTTTGGGAataatttgtattgttttgaagACACATATGTCATATGTTGCAAACCCGGTGTGGAGTGGATTACTG tttctgGCTATAACCGGAGTAATTGGACTGTTTGTGTATCAGCAAAGAGACAATCAAAAAATA AGGATAGCGTTCTTGGTGATGTGCATCATTTCTTCAGTGTGTGCCTTCCAACTCATGTTGAATGCATGGGATGGGGCGGGGTTAGAGCGCTGGGGCTGTATACCGTCTAGTAATCATTGGGATGCACCTTGCATAAGCCCAACT TGGACTCGAATACTCTTTGGAGTCATCATtgggtttttggcattggccGCGTTTGTACTCTGTATTGTTTCGTGTTCTGTGACTATATATGGGACATGCAGATGCTGTTACGAATGCTGTGGAGGTGCTGCTACAGGCTCTCCTGTTATG GTGCAATACTCCACACACTCTGGTGTTGTAGTAGTACCAGTCGATGGCCAAGGAATGCAAG TCATGTCCACTCCTCAGATAGTACCACCAGCCTCACAGCAGACGATCTTAGTATCCCAGAATGCTCCACCGTCAAATATGGCTTCCTCCACAGTTGCCCCGGTGTCATCCACTATGTCGCCATCAATAACGAATGAGCAACAAACATCAGAAAAACAAGGACTGGTTGAGATCGAAAATACTCTGGATGATAAACCAGCTGATGAACGTCAGAATTGGGAAACATTTTCATAA
- the LOC140139774 gene encoding uncharacterized protein, translated as MMPPQQQAGVSQIGGRLVPGVKCLSISILVIGVIIAGLGIICIVLRTHMSYVANPVWSGLLFLVITGAIGLFVHQQRDNQKIRIAFLVMCIISSVCAFQLMWTVWGGALLEWLGCIPSRTLYDAPCISPTWTRVLFGVIIGFLALAAFVLCIVSCSVTIYGTCKCCYECCGGAATGSPAMVQYSTNSGVVVVPVDGQGMQVMSTPQIIPPASQQTISVSQNAPPSNMASSTVAPVSSTMSPSITNEQQTSEKQGLIEIENTLDDKPADERQNWETFS; from the exons ATGATGCCTCCACAACAACAGGCAGGTGTATCGCAAATCGGTGGGAGATTGGTCCCTGGAGTCAAATGTCTTTCTATTTCGATTCTTGTCATCGGTGTTATAATAGCAGGTTTGGGAataatttgtattgttttgagGACACATATGTCATATGTTGCGAACCCGGTGTGGAGTGGATTACTG TTTCTGGTTATAACCGGAGCAATTGGACTGTTTGTACACCAGCAAAGAGACAATCAAAAAATA AGGATTGCGTTCTTAGTGATGTGCATCATTTCTTCAGTGTGTGCCTTCCAACTCATGTGGACTGTATGGGGTGGGGCGTTGTTAGAGTGGTTAGGCTGTATACCGTCCCGTACTCTTTATGATGCACCTTGCATTAGCCCAACT TGGACTCGAGTACTCTTTGGAGTCATCATtgggtttttggcattggccGCGTTTGTACTCTGTATTGTTTCGTGTTCTGTGACTATATATGGGACATGCAAGTGCTGTTACGAATGCTGTGGTGGTGCTGCAACAGGCTCCCCTGCAATG GTGCAATACTCCACAAACTCTGGTGTTGTAGTAGTACCAGTCGATGGCCAAGGAATGCAAG TCATGTCAACTCCTCAGATAATACCACCAGCCTCACAGCAGACGATCTCAGTATCCCAGAATGCTCCACCGTCAAATATGGCTTCCTCCACAGTTGCCCCGGTGTCATCCACTATGTCGCCATCAATAACGAATGAGCAACAAACATCAGAAAAACAAGGACTGATTGAGATCGAAAATACTCTGGATGATAAACCAGCTGATGAACGACAGAATTGGGAAACATTTTCATAA